In Chelonia mydas isolate rCheMyd1 chromosome 10, rCheMyd1.pri.v2, whole genome shotgun sequence, a single window of DNA contains:
- the CLK3 gene encoding dual specificity protein kinase CLK3 isoform X2, translated as MSDWFNFHGHMCIAFELLGKNTFEFLKENNFQPYPLPQIRHMAYQLCHALRFLHDNQLTHTDLKPENILFVNSDFDTVYNETKNCEEKSIRNTNIRVADFGSATFDHEHHTTIVATRHYRPPEVILELGWAQPCDVWSIGCILFEYYRGFTLFQTHENREHLVMMEKILGPIPSQMIHKTRKQKYFHKGGLVWDENTSDGRYVQENCKPLRSYMLYDSPDHVQLFDLMRRMLEFDPSKRITFSDALLHPFFSGLSPEERLLCSRVSNRDLSR; from the exons ATGTCCGACTGGTTCAATTTCCATGGCCACATGTGCATCGCCTTTGAGCTTCTGGGCAAGAACACTTTTGAATTCCTGAAGGAGAATAACTTTCAGCCATATCCCCTCCCCCAGATCCGGCACATGGCATACCAGCTCTGCCATGCCTTGAGAT TTTTACATGACAACCAGCTGACTCACACTGACCTCAAACCTGAAAACATCCTCTTTGTGAATTCTGATTTCGACACCGTGTACAATGAGACCAAG AACTGTGAGGAGAAATCTATTAGGAACACAAACATCCGTGTGGCCGACTTTGGAAGTGCCACTTTTGACCATGAGCATCACACTACTATTGTTGCTACTCGGCATTACCGCccgccagaggtgattctgg agctgggctgggcacagCCGTGTGATGTCTGGAGTATTGGCTGCATTCTATTTGAGTATTACCGTGGCTTCACACTCTTTCAG ACTCATGAGAATCGTGAGCACCTTGTAATGATGGAAAAAATCCTTGGGCCAATCCCATCTCAGATGATCCACAAAACCCG GAAACAGAAGTACTTCCACAAGGGGGGACTGGTATGGGATGAGAACACATCAGATGGAAGATACGTCCAAGAGAACTGCAAACCACTGCGG AGCTACATGCTGTATGATTCACCGGACCACGTGCAGCTGTTTGACTTGATGAGAAGGATGTTAGAGTTTGATCCTTCCAAGAGGATCACATTCTCTGATGCTCTGCTGCATCCGTTCTTTAGCGGCCTGTCTCCAGAGGAAAGGCTGCTGTGTAGTCGAGTCTCAAACCGTGACCTGAGCAGATGA